The Allochromatium tepidum genome has a window encoding:
- a CDS encoding nickel-dependent hydrogenase large subunit has protein sequence MSNTTIVPFGPQHPVLPEPIHLDLELDDERVVRALPSIGYVHRGLELLAERYDFIEMANVAERICGICSFIHGQGYCQGVEQLMGVEVPPRAAYLRTVWAEISRIQSHLLWLGLAADALGYESLFQHSWRIREMMVDIIEETTGGRIIFGVCKVGGIRKDVDDETLRGVRRRIGEIRTAFDEIATIFRDDPTVRQRTVGVGLLSAADAHALGAVGPVLRASGVAHDTRRLGYAAYGELDWEPIIEQDGDCYARCLVRVREVDQSFDLITQCLDRMPAGEVEISVKGKRPKGEAMFRLEQPRGEVCYYISADGKKNLDRFRVRTPTFANIAPLIHMLRGCELADVPVIVLTIDPCVSCNER, from the coding sequence ATGTCCAACACCACCATCGTCCCCTTCGGTCCGCAGCATCCGGTACTGCCCGAGCCGATCCATCTGGATCTGGAACTCGACGACGAGCGCGTCGTGCGCGCCCTGCCCTCGATCGGCTATGTGCATCGCGGTCTCGAACTGCTCGCCGAGCGTTACGACTTCATCGAAATGGCCAATGTCGCCGAGCGCATCTGCGGCATCTGTAGCTTCATCCACGGTCAGGGCTACTGCCAGGGCGTCGAGCAACTGATGGGCGTCGAGGTGCCGCCGCGCGCCGCTTATCTGCGCACGGTCTGGGCCGAGATCTCGCGCATCCAGAGCCATTTGCTGTGGCTGGGTCTGGCCGCCGACGCGCTCGGCTACGAGAGCCTGTTCCAGCACAGTTGGCGTATCCGCGAGATGATGGTCGACATCATCGAGGAGACCACCGGCGGGCGCATCATCTTCGGTGTGTGCAAGGTCGGCGGGATTCGCAAGGATGTCGACGACGAGACCTTGCGCGGCGTGCGGCGCCGGATCGGCGAGATCCGCACCGCCTTCGACGAGATCGCGACCATCTTCCGTGACGATCCGACAGTCAGACAGCGCACCGTCGGGGTCGGACTCCTGAGCGCGGCGGATGCGCACGCGCTCGGCGCCGTGGGCCCGGTGCTGCGCGCCAGCGGCGTGGCGCACGACACGCGCCGTCTCGGCTATGCCGCCTATGGCGAGCTGGACTGGGAGCCGATCATCGAGCAGGACGGCGACTGCTATGCGCGCTGTCTGGTGCGGGTGCGCGAGGTCGATCAATCGTTCGATCTCATCACCCAGTGTCTCGACCGGATGCCGGCGGGCGAGGTCGAGATCTCGGTCAAGGGCAAGCGACCCAAGGGCGAGGCGATGTTCCGGCTCGAACAGCCGCGCGGCGAGGTCTGCTACTACATCAGCGCCGACGGCAAGAAGAACCTGGACCGCTTCCGGGTGCGCACCCCGACCTTCGCCAACATCGCCCCACTGATCCACATGCTCAGGGGCTGCGAGCTGGCCGACGTGCCGGTCATCGTGTTGACCATCGACCCCTGTGTGAGCTGCAACGAGAGGTGA
- a CDS encoding 4Fe-4S binding protein, translating into MSWSWSIQPISSLVTRSALAKPATRPYPVERRTPYARTRGHIEFRIDDCNFCTICAHKCPTLAIQVNKQDKTWAIDHSRCILCGICVEDCREGCITLSPLPCPPMRAKEVLSFRQEHAPPPPRETVAVEPPSRTSEPRRSDNSVSSP; encoded by the coding sequence ATGTCCTGGTCCTGGTCGATCCAGCCCATCTCATCCCTGGTGACGCGCAGTGCGCTCGCCAAACCGGCCACGCGCCCCTATCCGGTCGAGCGCCGCACGCCCTATGCCCGCACGCGCGGTCATATCGAGTTTCGGATCGACGACTGTAACTTCTGCACCATCTGCGCCCACAAGTGCCCGACGCTGGCCATTCAGGTCAACAAGCAGGACAAGACCTGGGCCATCGACCACAGCCGCTGCATCCTGTGCGGCATCTGCGTCGAGGACTGCCGCGAGGGCTGTATCACCCTCAGCCCGCTGCCCTGCCCGCCCATGCGCGCCAAGGAGGTGTTGAGCTTCCGTCAGGAGCACGCCCCGCCGCCTCCGCGTGAGACTGTCGCTGTAGAGCCGCCGTCACGCACCTCGGAACCCCGTCGTTCGGACAACTCGGTCTCGAGTCCTTGA
- the phoU gene encoding phosphate signaling complex protein PhoU → MPESLNLVQKRRSHLQGAVGDLGARVVEALHRSVECLKTQDKALAADIIAGDQLINQQRRLLEQECLVTLAAYKPAGEDLRAVGACMELASELERIGDYAADVARIIERDVQAPLPAEPVTAIVELAEDAIDMLEQTLAAFVVNGSEATLRAAVEKESEVDREEDEFIAQVLERMCADAAFAATGTYLLWIVHNYERVADRATNVAERAIYVASGHTPDLD, encoded by the coding sequence ATGCCCGAGAGCTTGAATCTGGTTCAAAAGAGACGTTCGCACCTACAGGGAGCCGTGGGCGATCTCGGCGCGCGCGTGGTCGAGGCGCTGCATCGATCGGTCGAGTGTCTGAAGACCCAGGACAAGGCGCTGGCCGCCGACATCATCGCCGGCGATCAGCTCATCAACCAGCAGCGCCGTCTGCTGGAGCAGGAATGTCTGGTGACTCTGGCCGCCTACAAACCCGCCGGTGAGGATCTGCGCGCCGTCGGCGCCTGCATGGAGCTGGCCTCCGAACTGGAACGCATCGGTGACTATGCCGCCGACGTCGCCCGCATCATCGAGCGCGACGTCCAGGCGCCCCTGCCCGCCGAGCCGGTCACCGCCATCGTCGAACTGGCCGAGGACGCGATCGACATGCTCGAACAGACCCTGGCCGCCTTCGTCGTCAACGGCAGCGAGGCCACACTGCGCGCGGCGGTCGAAAAGGAATCCGAGGTCGATCGCGAGGAAGACGAGTTCATCGCCCAGGTACTGGAGCGCATGTGCGCCGATGCCGCTTTCGCCGCCACCGGCACCTATCTGCTCTGGATCGTGCACAATTACGAGCGCGTGGCCGATCGCGCCACCAATGTCGCCGAGCGTGCCATCTATGTCGCCTCGGGTCACACACCCGATCTGGATTGA